The nucleotide sequence ATGGCAGCAGAAGGCCTACAGGGCTGGCCTCGGCGCAAGCGTCGCGGGCAGCGTGCAGGTCCGGCCGTGACGCCACCAAGGGTGACTAACCTGCTTGAGCGCGATTTCGTCGCGCTGGAGCCGGAAACCAAGTGGGTCACCGACATCACCGAGATCAAGACCCAGCAGTGCAAGCTGTATCTGTGCATCATATTGGATCTGTACGACCAGCGTATTGTGGGCTGGTCAACGCACGATCGGCAGGACCGTCAGATGGTGCTGCGGGCTATACAAATGGCGGTGTGGCAGCGGCAAGGAAGTCATGAAGTGATCCTGTATTCGGATCGTGGCAGCCAGTTCCGCAGCGGTGACTACCAGGCGTATCTGGCGGCTAACGGACTGATCTGTTCAATGAGCGCAGTGGGGCATTGCGGTGACAACGCGGCCTGCGAAGGCTTCTTTGGGCTGCTCAAGCGTGAGCGGATCTATCGAACGAGCTACCCCACACTGGATGCAGCACGAGCAGATGTGTTTGACTACATTGAGCGACGTCACAACCCAAGGATGCGGCGAAGGGTCGCCAGGCAGGATCAGAAGGTTGCAGCTCTTTTAGAACCGTCCGTGATATCGGGGTAGAACCCGTGGCAGCCACCGGGCACCAGCGCGACAGCGCCGGGACCTTGTAGGTGGTGCCGGCGTGCTGGCGATCGCTCTTGCTGTGCGGCAGGAAGCAGGTCATGCCTTCGCCCGGCACCAGGCGCAGGTGGTTCACCTGGAGACGGGTGAGTTCATCGCCGCGGAAGCCGCGCCAGAAGCCGAGCAGCAGCAGGGCGCGATCGCGCAGATGCCGCAGCTCTGCGGCGCGATCGCCGCGAGAGTGGGCCGCAGCCGCAGCGTCTTCCAGCCATGTCGTGACCTGGCCCAGTTGGGTGAGTTGCATGGGCGTGGCGCGTTTTTCGACGCTCGGGTGAAGAGCTTGGATGCCCTTGAG is from Xanthomonas theicola and encodes:
- a CDS encoding IS3 family transposase (programmed frameshift) — encoded protein: MSKRRKFSAEFKRGAVEQASQPGVSCAQVARELGIRDTLLTRWKREAQNPGAAAFAGTGTPRDEELARLKRELARVKKERGFFARSGDVLCKGIILRYQVIERCRDEFPIRLMCRCLKVSASGYYEWSKRPASARQADNERLVVRMRELHEDSRGTLGAGRMREDLAEEGESASLNRVARLMAAEGLQGWPRRKRRGQRAGPAVTPPRVTNLLERDFVALEPETKWVTDITEIKTQQCKLYLCIILDLYDQRIVGWSTHDRQDRQMVLRAIQMAVWQRQGSHEVILYSDRGSQFRSGDYQAYLAANGLICSMSAVGHCGDNAACEGFFGLLKRERIYRTSYPTLDAARADVFDYIERRHNPRMRRRVARQDQKVAALLEPSVISG